One Brachyspira pilosicoli P43/6/78 genomic window carries:
- the ygfK gene encoding putative selenate reductase subunit YgfK, whose product MSDVMTPIPFGNLMNWVLEEKKSGKVFGISRAFKADKAKYYEIFGRKLETPIGPAAGPHTQLAQNIIAAYYTGSRFFELKTVQKMDGEELSKCVAKPCITANDECYNCEWSTELYVPQAFDEYVKAWVALKVIAKEWDLGEMDGFQFNMSVGYDYEGIKTEKIDNFIEGMKNASNTPIFKECKEWLTNNISRFKNFKKEDIDKINADICNSVTLSTLHGCPPTEIEKIASYLITEKKLNTFVKCNPTLLGYDYARKTLDEMGYDYISFTDFHFNDDLQYSDAVPMLQRLQKLAEDNSLSFGVKITNTFPVDVKQKELPSEEMYMSGKSLFPLSMTVASRLSKDFDGKLRISYSGGCDYFNINDVIDAGIWPVTMATTFLKTGGYQRGEQIAKNLKDPKAFTKVDVAKTEKIIEWGKKSKHHVKPIKPLASRKVNKKVPLVDCYIAPCMETCPIHQDLTTYIRLNSKGQYEESFKVIIEKNALPFATGILCPHTCMDKCTRQFYEEPVSIRACKLEAAKAGYSKVIGTLKAAPSIGKKAGVIGAGPAGLSAAFFLARAGVEVTVFDKREKAGGVVANIIPRFRITAEEIGNDISLCKQMGVKFELGKEIKDIKEFAKNYDYTIVCIGAHKNMPLKLEAGESMNALKFLEEFNKTNGNVELGENVVVIGGGNTAMDAARAAKKNKGVKNVRLVYRRTKRYMPAHEEELKEALEDGVEFMELLAPVKLENGKLLCKKMELSDYDEKGRRNVVETNETVEVPANTVIASIGEQIESDFYKSNGIDVDDKGKPKCNANNESSIKNVYVAGDGLYGAATIVEAIRDARVVAESILGKAIAPDLASVSTEEISYSKKGNLKEVSKDPEATRCLSCDYICESCTEVCPNRANVSIKVEGGAKISQIIHVDYMCNECGNCETFCPYSSAPYKDKFTLFATADDMKNSKNDGFLFLDKEGNAKLRIDGKEESYKAGSSKNFNGVYSIVDSVFNNYKYLILK is encoded by the coding sequence ATGAGTGATGTAATGACCCCTATTCCTTTTGGAAACCTTATGAACTGGGTTTTGGAAGAAAAAAAATCTGGTAAGGTATTTGGTATTTCAAGGGCATTCAAAGCTGATAAAGCTAAATATTATGAAATTTTTGGAAGAAAATTAGAAACTCCTATAGGACCTGCTGCAGGACCTCATACTCAGTTGGCTCAAAATATAATAGCTGCTTATTATACAGGAAGCAGATTCTTTGAACTTAAAACAGTACAAAAAATGGACGGTGAAGAATTAAGCAAATGTGTTGCTAAACCTTGTATCACTGCTAATGATGAATGTTATAACTGTGAATGGTCTACTGAGCTTTATGTACCTCAAGCTTTTGATGAATATGTTAAGGCTTGGGTTGCTTTAAAAGTAATTGCTAAAGAATGGGATTTAGGAGAGATGGACGGTTTTCAGTTTAATATGTCTGTTGGTTATGATTATGAAGGCATTAAAACTGAAAAAATTGATAACTTTATTGAAGGCATGAAAAATGCTTCAAACACTCCTATATTCAAAGAATGTAAAGAATGGCTTACTAATAATATAAGCAGATTTAAAAACTTCAAAAAAGAAGATATTGATAAAATTAATGCTGATATTTGTAATTCTGTTACATTATCTACTCTTCATGGCTGTCCTCCTACAGAAATAGAGAAAATAGCTTCTTATTTAATTACAGAAAAAAAATTGAACACATTCGTAAAATGTAACCCTACTCTTTTAGGTTATGATTATGCTAGAAAAACTTTAGATGAAATGGGTTATGATTATATATCATTTACTGATTTCCACTTTAATGATGACTTGCAGTATAGCGATGCTGTTCCTATGCTTCAAAGACTTCAAAAATTAGCTGAAGACAATTCACTCTCATTCGGTGTAAAAATTACTAATACATTCCCTGTAGATGTTAAGCAAAAAGAATTGCCATCTGAAGAGATGTATATGTCTGGTAAGTCTTTATTCCCTCTTTCTATGACAGTAGCTTCAAGATTAAGTAAAGATTTTGACGGAAAATTAAGAATATCATATTCTGGTGGTTGTGATTATTTTAATATTAATGATGTAATAGATGCAGGAATATGGCCTGTAACTATGGCTACTACTTTCTTAAAAACAGGCGGTTATCAAAGAGGAGAGCAAATAGCTAAAAACCTTAAAGACCCTAAGGCATTTACAAAAGTAGATGTTGCTAAGACAGAAAAAATTATTGAATGGGGTAAAAAAAGCAAGCATCATGTTAAGCCTATTAAACCTCTTGCAAGCAGAAAAGTTAATAAAAAAGTGCCTTTAGTTGATTGTTATATAGCTCCTTGTATGGAAACTTGTCCTATACATCAAGACTTAACTACTTATATAAGACTTAATTCTAAAGGACAATATGAAGAATCTTTCAAAGTAATAATAGAGAAAAATGCTCTTCCATTTGCTACTGGTATATTATGTCCTCATACTTGTATGGATAAATGTACTAGACAATTCTATGAAGAGCCTGTAAGTATTAGAGCTTGCAAATTGGAAGCTGCTAAAGCTGGATACAGCAAAGTAATTGGCACATTAAAAGCTGCTCCTTCTATAGGTAAAAAAGCTGGTGTTATAGGTGCTGGTCCTGCTGGTCTTTCTGCTGCTTTCTTCTTGGCTCGTGCTGGAGTGGAAGTTACAGTATTTGATAAGAGAGAAAAAGCTGGTGGTGTAGTTGCTAATATTATACCAAGATTTAGAATTACAGCTGAAGAGATTGGAAATGATATAAGTTTATGCAAACAAATGGGTGTTAAATTTGAACTTGGCAAAGAGATAAAAGATATAAAAGAGTTTGCTAAAAATTATGACTACACTATTGTTTGTATAGGTGCTCATAAAAATATGCCTTTAAAACTTGAAGCAGGTGAATCTATGAATGCTCTTAAATTCTTAGAAGAATTCAATAAAACTAATGGTAATGTTGAATTAGGTGAGAATGTAGTAGTAATCGGAGGCGGTAACACTGCTATGGACGCTGCTCGTGCTGCTAAGAAAAATAAGGGTGTAAAAAATGTTAGATTAGTTTATAGAAGAACTAAAAGATATATGCCTGCACATGAAGAAGAGTTAAAAGAAGCTTTAGAAGATGGTGTTGAGTTTATGGAACTACTTGCACCTGTTAAATTAGAAAACGGCAAACTTCTTTGTAAAAAAATGGAATTATCTGACTATGATGAAAAAGGCAGAAGAAACGTTGTTGAAACTAATGAAACAGTAGAAGTTCCTGCTAACACAGTAATAGCTTCTATTGGTGAGCAAATTGAATCTGACTTCTATAAATCTAACGGTATAGATGTTGATGATAAAGGCAAGCCAAAATGCAATGCTAATAATGAATCATCTATTAAAAATGTTTATGTTGCTGGTGATGGTTTATATGGTGCTGCTACTATAGTTGAGGCTATAAGAGATGCTAGAGTTGTTGCTGAATCTATTTTAGGAAAAGCAATTGCTCCTGATTTAGCTTCTGTTTCTACTGAAGAGATTTCTTACAGCAAAAAAGGTAACTTAAAAGAGGTATCAAAAGACCCTGAAGCTACTAGATGTTTAAGCTGTGATTATATATGTGAAAGCTGCACAGAGGTTTGTCCTAACAGAGCAAATGTATCAATTAAAGTTGAAGGCGGAGCTAAAATATCACAAATTATACACGTTGATTATATGTGTAATGAATGCGGTAACTGTGAAACATTCTGTCCTTATAGTTCTGCTCCTTATAAAGATAAGTTTACATTATTTGCTACTGCAGATGATATGAAAAACTCTAAAAATGATGGTTTCTTATTCTTAGATAAAGAAGGAAATGCTAAACTTAGAATTGACGGCAAAGAAGAATCTTATAAAGCTGGAAGTTCTAAAAACTTTAATGGAGTTTATAGCATAGTTGATAGCGTATTTAATAATTATAAATATTTAATATTAAAATAA
- a CDS encoding helix-turn-helix transcriptional regulator — MSSNIILETLVSVAHGIARQFGNNCEVCIHELKEEDLEHTILFIINGGITGRKVGEGASNVVLKTIEKIKKGEPIVDHLSYLTKASNGKILKSSTVFIKDMEGKYRYILSINFDISSFIPFKSDLDLLLQTEDKSKLEEIPNSAQELMEKLILKSEELIGKPASIMNKDEKIKAIKFLNDSGVFLITKSGDKVSNHFGISKFTLYNYIDSKKEEVNE, encoded by the coding sequence ATGAGTTCTAATATAATACTAGAGACTTTAGTAAGCGTGGCACATGGTATAGCAAGGCAATTTGGCAACAATTGCGAAGTTTGTATTCATGAATTGAAAGAGGAAGATTTAGAGCATACAATTCTTTTTATCATTAATGGCGGTATTACAGGCAGAAAAGTAGGCGAAGGTGCTTCAAATGTAGTATTAAAGACTATAGAGAAAATAAAAAAGGGAGAACCTATAGTTGACCATTTATCTTATCTTACAAAAGCATCAAATGGCAAAATATTAAAGTCTTCAACAGTATTTATAAAAGATATGGAAGGAAAATATAGATATATACTTTCTATAAACTTTGATATAAGCAGTTTTATTCCATTTAAGAGTGATTTAGATTTATTGCTTCAAACAGAAGATAAATCTAAGCTTGAAGAGATACCAAACAGTGCTCAGGAATTAATGGAAAAGCTTATATTAAAAAGTGAGGAATTGATAGGAAAACCTGCTTCTATAATGAATAAAGATGAAAAAATAAAGGCTATAAAATTTTTAAATGACTCTGGAGTATTTTTAATAACAAAATCCGGAGATAAAGTATCAAATCATTTTGGAATAAGTAAATTCACTCTATATAATTATATAGATTCAAAAAAGGAGGAAGTAAATGAGTGA
- the dpaL gene encoding diaminopropionate ammonia-lyase: MSELKWAENKMPKSDDKNLPIMSIEEVKKAKAFHQSFPQYTQTPLSELKEMAKYLGLGTIKVKDESYRFGLNAFKVLGGSYSMARYIAQKMGKDVSEFPYDVLTSKKLKDEFGQATFFSATDGNHGRGVAWAANKLGQKSVIFMPKGSTETRLKNIQAEGATATIEEYNYDECVRKAAAEAAKVPNGVVVQDTAWEGYEEIPAWIMQGYGTMALEADEQFGERPTHVFVQAGVGSLAGAMVGYFANKYKDNPPVMVVVEAEAAACLYKGAVAGDGKIRIVEGDLNTIMAGLACGEPNITSWDILKNHADCFIAAEDVVAARGMRMLSAPLKGDPQVVSGESGAAPFGALATIMLNDEYTELRKKLKLDSNSKVLLFSTEGDTDPIRWKNIIWEAKER, encoded by the coding sequence ATGAGTGAGCTTAAATGGGCAGAAAATAAAATGCCTAAGTCAGATGACAAAAATTTACCAATAATGTCTATTGAGGAAGTAAAGAAGGCAAAAGCTTTTCATCAAAGTTTCCCTCAATATACACAAACACCATTATCTGAATTAAAAGAAATGGCAAAATATTTAGGTTTAGGAACTATAAAAGTAAAAGATGAGTCATATAGATTTGGTCTTAATGCTTTTAAAGTATTAGGCGGTTCTTACTCTATGGCTAGATATATAGCTCAAAAAATGGGAAAAGATGTAAGCGAATTCCCTTATGATGTATTAACTTCAAAAAAATTAAAAGATGAGTTCGGTCAAGCTACTTTCTTCTCAGCTACAGATGGTAACCATGGTAGAGGAGTTGCTTGGGCTGCTAATAAATTAGGACAAAAATCAGTAATTTTTATGCCTAAAGGCTCAACAGAAACAAGATTAAAAAACATTCAAGCTGAAGGAGCTACTGCTACAATAGAAGAATATAACTATGATGAATGTGTTAGAAAAGCTGCTGCAGAAGCTGCAAAGGTTCCTAATGGAGTAGTTGTACAAGATACTGCTTGGGAAGGCTATGAAGAGATACCTGCTTGGATTATGCAAGGTTATGGTACTATGGCTTTAGAAGCTGATGAGCAATTTGGCGAAAGACCTACACATGTATTTGTACAGGCTGGTGTTGGTTCTTTAGCTGGTGCTATGGTTGGATATTTTGCTAACAAATATAAAGATAATCCTCCTGTAATGGTTGTAGTAGAAGCTGAAGCTGCTGCTTGTTTATATAAAGGTGCTGTAGCAGGAGACGGAAAAATAAGAATAGTTGAAGGCGATTTAAATACTATTATGGCTGGACTTGCTTGCGGTGAGCCTAATATTACTTCTTGGGATATACTTAAAAATCATGCTGATTGTTTTATAGCTGCTGAAGATGTAGTTGCTGCAAGAGGTATGAGAATGCTTTCTGCTCCATTAAAAGGAGACCCTCAAGTGGTATCTGGTGAATCTGGTGCTGCTCCTTTCGGTGCTTTGGCTACTATAATGCTTAATGATGAATATACTGAATTAAGAAAAAAATTAAAACTTGATTCTAATTCTAAAGTATTATTATTCAGCACAGAAGGCGATACTGACCCAATTAGATGGAAAAATATTATTTGGGAAGCAAAAGAGAGATAA
- a CDS encoding YgeY family selenium metabolism-linked hydrolase, producing the protein MSAISKEQFEQIKAKAEGYKADMTKFLRDLVAIPSESCEEKGVIERIAEEMKKVGFDKVDIDPMGNVLGYMGTGKTLIGIDAHIDTVGIGNKDNWKFDPYQGYENDIEIGGRGTSDQEGGIVSGVYGAKIMKDLGLLSDKYQVVVVGTVQEEDCDGLCWEYICKESKIKPEFVISTEPTDGGIYRGQRGRMEIRVDVKGISCHGSAPERGDNAIYKMADILQDIRSLNENDAKDSTPIKGLVKMLEEKYNPQYKEANFLGRGTVTVSQIFYTSPSRCAVADSCSISLDRRMTAGETWESCLEEIRNLPNVKKYGAEVSMYNYERPSWKGLVYPIECYFPTWVIPEDHAVTKALEEAYKGLYGTERIGPTPEIEKERKARPLTDKWTFSTNGVSIMGRNGIPCIGFGPGAEAQAHAPNEITWKQDLVVCAAMYAAVPTIYCANK; encoded by the coding sequence ATGAGTGCTATTTCAAAAGAACAATTTGAACAAATAAAAGCAAAAGCAGAAGGCTATAAAGCTGATATGACTAAGTTTTTAAGAGATTTGGTAGCAATTCCTAGTGAATCTTGTGAAGAAAAAGGTGTAATTGAAAGAATTGCTGAAGAAATGAAAAAAGTAGGATTTGACAAAGTTGATATCGATCCTATGGGTAACGTTTTAGGTTATATGGGTACTGGTAAAACTTTAATAGGTATAGATGCTCATATAGACACAGTTGGTATAGGTAACAAAGACAACTGGAAATTTGACCCTTATCAAGGTTATGAAAACGATATCGAAATAGGCGGTAGAGGAACTTCTGACCAAGAGGGCGGTATAGTTTCTGGTGTTTACGGTGCTAAAATAATGAAAGATTTAGGTCTTTTAAGCGACAAATATCAAGTTGTTGTTGTTGGTACTGTACAAGAAGAAGACTGCGATGGTTTATGCTGGGAATACATCTGTAAAGAAAGCAAAATTAAACCTGAGTTTGTAATTTCTACTGAGCCTACTGACGGCGGTATCTACAGAGGTCAAAGAGGTAGAATGGAAATTAGAGTAGATGTTAAAGGTATTTCTTGTCACGGTTCTGCTCCAGAGAGAGGAGATAACGCTATTTACAAAATGGCTGATATACTTCAAGACATCAGAAGCCTTAACGAAAATGATGCTAAAGATTCTACACCTATCAAAGGTTTAGTAAAAATGTTAGAAGAAAAATACAATCCTCAATACAAAGAAGCTAACTTCTTAGGAAGAGGTACTGTAACTGTTTCTCAAATATTCTACACTTCTCCAAGCAGATGTGCTGTTGCTGACTCTTGTTCTATTTCATTAGACAGAAGAATGACAGCTGGCGAAACTTGGGAAAGCTGCTTAGAAGAAATAAGAAACCTTCCTAATGTAAAAAAATATGGTGCTGAAGTATCTATGTATAATTATGAAAGACCATCTTGGAAAGGTTTAGTTTATCCAATAGAATGTTACTTCCCAACTTGGGTAATACCTGAAGACCATGCTGTAACTAAAGCTTTAGAAGAGGCTTATAAAGGTCTTTATGGTACTGAAAGAATTGGACCTACTCCAGAAATAGAAAAAGAAAGAAAAGCTCGTCCGCTTACTGACAAATGGACATTCTCTACTAATGGTGTATCTATAATGGGAAGAAATGGAATACCTTGTATAGGTTTTGGTCCTGGTGCTGAAGCTCAAGCTCATGCTCCTAATGAAATTACTTGGAAACAAGATTTAGTTGTATGTGCTGCTATGTATGCTGCTGTACCTACTATATATTGTGCTAATAAATAA
- the ssnA gene encoding putative aminohydrolase SsnA: MLLIGGGKLITRDSAKPFIEDGAVLCDGRLIKEVGKTSDLKAKYKDAEFIDAKGSIIMPAFINVHEHIYSAMARGFSINGYNPKGFLEILDGMWWTIDRNLTLEQTKQSAMATYIESIKNGVTTVFDHHASFGHIEGSLFAIEEAAKTMGVRTSLCYEVSDRDGEAKSKASIKENLDFIKHAMADKTDMIKGMMGMHASFTISDKTMEACMKDLPDGIGCHIHVAEGIEDLHACLKDHGKRVVDRLFDWKVLGPHTLLVHCIYVNPHEMDLIKETDTMTSHNPESNMGNACGCPPTMELMKKGILTGLGTDGYTHDMIESYKVANVLHKHHLCDPNAAWGELPTMLFENNAKIANRFFDTPLGVLKEGAAADVIIMDYKNYTELSDKNINGHILFGMNGGHVNTTVCNGEVLMRDRKLTKIDEDAAYAKIREESAKLWKQINK, from the coding sequence ATGCTATTAATAGGCGGAGGTAAATTAATAACTAGAGATTCTGCTAAACCATTTATAGAAGACGGTGCAGTTCTTTGTGATGGAAGATTAATTAAAGAAGTTGGCAAAACTTCAGATTTAAAAGCAAAATATAAAGATGCTGAGTTTATAGATGCTAAAGGAAGCATTATTATGCCTGCATTTATAAATGTTCATGAACATATTTACTCTGCTATGGCTAGAGGTTTCAGCATAAATGGTTATAACCCTAAAGGCTTTTTAGAAATATTAGACGGTATGTGGTGGACTATAGATAGAAATCTTACTTTAGAGCAAACTAAACAAAGTGCAATGGCTACTTATATAGAATCTATTAAAAATGGTGTTACTACAGTATTTGACCACCATGCTAGCTTTGGGCATATTGAAGGCTCATTGTTTGCTATAGAAGAAGCTGCTAAAACTATGGGAGTTCGTACTTCTTTATGTTATGAAGTTTCTGACAGAGACGGAGAGGCTAAATCTAAGGCTTCTATTAAAGAAAATCTTGACTTTATTAAGCATGCTATGGCTGATAAAACAGATATGATTAAAGGTATGATGGGAATGCATGCTTCTTTCACTATTTCTGACAAAACTATGGAAGCTTGTATGAAAGATTTACCAGATGGTATAGGCTGCCATATTCACGTTGCTGAGGGTATAGAAGATTTACATGCTTGTCTTAAAGACCATGGAAAAAGAGTGGTTGATAGATTGTTTGATTGGAAAGTGCTTGGTCCTCATACTTTACTTGTACATTGTATATATGTTAATCCTCATGAAATGGATTTAATAAAAGAAACTGACACTATGACTTCTCATAACCCTGAATCTAATATGGGTAATGCTTGCGGCTGTCCTCCTACTATGGAATTGATGAAAAAAGGCATATTAACAGGCTTAGGTACTGATGGATATACTCATGATATGATAGAATCATACAAAGTTGCTAATGTACTTCATAAACATCATTTATGCGACCCTAATGCTGCTTGGGGCGAATTACCTACAATGCTATTTGAAAATAATGCTAAAATAGCTAATAGATTCTTCGATACTCCTTTAGGCGTACTTAAAGAGGGAGCTGCTGCTGATGTTATTATTATGGATTATAAAAATTACACAGAATTAAGCGATAAAAACATAAACGGACATATATTATTTGGTATGAACGGAGGACATGTTAATACTACTGTTTGTAACGGTGAAGTATTGATGAGAGACAGAAAACTTACAAAAATTGATGAAGATGCTGCTTATGCTAAAATAAGAGAAGAGTCTGCTAAACTTTGGAAACAAATTAACAAATAA
- the xdh gene encoding selenium-dependent xanthine dehydrogenase, whose protein sequence is MGESAKIIINGKEMSFDSDRKLMDVLRNDCKCKSVKDGCSEGACGTCTVLIDGKPTKACIQTIGRLQGKTVQTIEGFTQREKDVYSHAFAVAGAVQCGFCIPGMVICAKGLIDKNNNPTRLEIVAAIKNNICRCTGYKKIIDAIELAAKMIRENIDVKEYKGKVKLGDKNIVRVDAKEKALGIGEYCDDVEIEGMLYGVAVRTKYPRAKILKIDISEAKALKGVVDIITAKDLPGAKKVGHIFHDWDVLIGEGETTRFIADGLALIVAEDEATAKKARDLVKIEYEELPLVRNPEEAMKENAPLVHEDRESNLLTHERLVKGNADEVIAKSKYKVTRHYELPWTEHAFMEAEVAVAMPFNGDGIFVYSSDQSVYDTKREVAMALGIDPEKVVVENKYVGGGFGGKEDMSVQHYAAIMAYRTKRPVKFKLTRQESINWHPKRHPMSIDMTTACDENGILTAMKATLITDAGAYASLSGPVLQRACTHAAGPYNYHVIDIEGKSFYTNNPPTGPFRGFGVPQSCFATEMNINLLAEMCGLDPWEIRYRNAIRPGQVLPNYQIADDSTGLVETLEAVKDIFYNNKYVGIACSLKNSGVGVGLPDTGRVRLLIKDSKVNVYSAASCIGQGIATVLYQIAGETLNLNDDEIIVHQPNTATSPDSGTTSGSRQTLITGEACKRACEELKKDLDSGKTLKDLEGKEYYGEWLTITDKMGVDKPNPVSHVAYSYATQVCILNEDGTIQKVVAAHDIGKAINPIALEGQIEGGVVMSLGYALTEKFPLENCVPKVKFGTLGLFRADKTPDVESIIIEKEGVPYGYGATGIGEISSIPTAPAVALAYYKFNGEFQTELPLKNTPYSR, encoded by the coding sequence ATGGGTGAAAGTGCCAAGATTATAATTAATGGCAAAGAAATGAGCTTTGACTCTGATAGAAAATTAATGGACGTTCTTAGGAATGATTGTAAATGTAAATCAGTAAAAGACGGCTGCTCTGAAGGAGCTTGCGGAACTTGTACTGTATTAATAGATGGAAAACCTACTAAAGCTTGTATACAAACTATAGGAAGACTTCAAGGAAAGACTGTTCAAACTATAGAAGGATTTACTCAAAGAGAAAAAGATGTTTATTCTCATGCTTTTGCAGTTGCTGGTGCTGTGCAATGCGGATTCTGTATACCTGGTATGGTGATATGTGCTAAGGGGTTAATTGATAAAAATAATAACCCTACAAGACTTGAAATTGTTGCTGCTATAAAAAACAATATTTGCAGATGTACTGGATACAAAAAAATCATTGATGCTATTGAATTAGCAGCTAAAATGATTAGAGAAAATATTGATGTTAAAGAATACAAAGGTAAAGTAAAATTAGGCGATAAAAACATTGTAAGAGTGGATGCTAAAGAAAAAGCACTTGGTATTGGTGAATATTGTGATGATGTTGAAATAGAAGGTATGCTTTATGGTGTTGCTGTTAGAACTAAATACCCTAGAGCTAAAATATTAAAAATAGATATTAGCGAAGCAAAAGCTTTAAAAGGCGTTGTTGATATAATCACTGCTAAAGATTTACCTGGAGCAAAAAAAGTTGGTCATATTTTCCATGACTGGGACGTGCTTATTGGAGAAGGCGAAACTACAAGATTTATTGCTGACGGTTTAGCTTTGATTGTTGCTGAAGATGAAGCTACTGCTAAAAAAGCTAGAGATTTAGTAAAAATAGAATATGAAGAGTTACCTCTTGTAAGAAACCCTGAAGAAGCTATGAAAGAAAATGCTCCTTTAGTTCATGAAGATAGAGAAAGCAATTTACTTACTCATGAAAGATTAGTTAAAGGCAATGCTGATGAAGTAATAGCTAAATCAAAATATAAAGTTACAAGACATTATGAACTTCCTTGGACAGAGCATGCATTTATGGAAGCAGAGGTTGCTGTTGCTATGCCTTTTAATGGTGACGGTATATTTGTATATTCAAGCGACCAGAGTGTTTATGATACAAAAAGAGAAGTAGCTATGGCTTTGGGAATAGACCCTGAAAAGGTTGTAGTAGAAAATAAGTATGTAGGCGGCGGTTTCGGCGGTAAAGAAGATATGAGCGTTCAGCACTATGCTGCAATAATGGCTTATAGAACAAAAAGACCTGTTAAATTTAAACTTACAAGACAAGAAAGTATTAACTGGCACCCTAAACGCCACCCTATGAGCATAGATATGACTACTGCTTGCGATGAAAACGGTATACTTACAGCTATGAAAGCTACTTTAATAACTGATGCCGGTGCTTATGCTTCATTATCCGGACCTGTACTTCAAAGAGCTTGTACTCATGCTGCTGGTCCTTATAATTATCATGTTATAGATATAGAGGGTAAATCTTTCTACACTAATAACCCTCCTACTGGACCATTCAGAGGTTTTGGTGTTCCTCAATCTTGTTTTGCTACAGAGATGAATATAAACTTGCTTGCTGAAATGTGCGGTTTAGACCCTTGGGAAATAAGATACAGAAATGCTATTCGTCCTGGTCAGGTACTTCCTAACTATCAAATAGCAGATGATTCTACTGGTCTTGTTGAAACATTAGAGGCTGTTAAAGATATATTCTACAACAACAAATATGTAGGTATAGCTTGTTCTTTGAAAAACTCTGGTGTGGGTGTTGGGCTTCCTGATACTGGAAGAGTTCGTTTATTAATAAAAGACTCAAAAGTTAATGTATATTCTGCTGCTTCTTGTATTGGTCAGGGTATTGCTACTGTACTTTATCAAATAGCAGGTGAAACTCTAAATTTAAATGATGATGAGATAATAGTTCATCAGCCTAATACTGCAACTTCTCCAGATTCTGGTACTACTTCAGGTTCTAGACAAACACTTATTACAGGTGAGGCTTGTAAGAGAGCTTGTGAAGAACTTAAAAAAGATTTAGATTCCGGCAAAACTTTAAAAGACTTGGAAGGAAAAGAGTATTACGGAGAATGGCTCACAATAACTGACAAAATGGGAGTGGATAAACCTAATCCTGTTTCTCACGTGGCTTATAGTTATGCTACTCAAGTATGTATACTTAATGAAGATGGTACAATACAAAAGGTAGTTGCTGCTCATGATATAGGAAAAGCGATTAACCCTATAGCTTTAGAAGGACAGATTGAGGGCGGAGTTGTAATGTCTTTAGGTTATGCTTTAACAGAAAAATTCCCGCTTGAAAATTGTGTTCCTAAAGTAAAATTCGGTACTTTGGGATTATTCAGAGCTGATAAGACACCTGATGTTGAATCTATTATTATAGAAAAAGAAGGTGTTCCTTATGGTTATGGTGCTACTGGTATAGGAGAGATTTCTAGTATACCTACTGCCCCTGCTGTTGCTTTGGCATATTATAAATTTAACGGCGAGTTCCAAACAGAATTGCCGCTTAAAAATACTCCTTATTCAAGATAA